Genomic segment of Anopheles darlingi chromosome X, idAnoDarlMG_H_01, whole genome shotgun sequence:
AGATGGAATAGTCCATCGCATTTGCGATTGGCAAATTTGAAATCTGTTGTgtgcatgaaatgaaatgtgtaccatgattttttttaaccattctTGGTTCACTCATGAGCTTTACGAGACGGGTGCTGAGTCTTGTTGGTAACGTCCGTCGGTCTACGACCGAAATGTTTACGTGTCCACCGCTCTTAAGCAGCTTCCAAAACCATTTTCTCGATAATATTTCACATTCACTTTGACACCAGACACCTCGGCGAACAACAGTTGGAGAGCGCCCATCGGTGGTCACTGTAGCCCAAGGTGTTCTGAACAGATAGGTGGTGTCTTAGAAGCTTTGATAGGTCACCATATtgaatttgaagaagaaaaagaagacatgcacaagtttaatggttttatcaggcaAAGTATCttatttcactctttttcgaatgtttaaatgattcatctctctatttaagatcaaacgagcgaccgagttgtccAGGAACGTTAGCTAGCTCTGGTTCTGGCTAGGCCGGGTCGcgagacctacggaccgataccatattgaaacacacTAGCAAGAACTTTGGGAATACTTgtataaactttaactttcgtgccaatTTTCGTGAATTCTAACTACCGTAACCAGTCAAAGCGGCTTTGACGCAAcctttctatttaaaacacctcgTTTCAAAGCTTCCAGGACACCACCtatctatttaaaacaccttggtaCGGCACCTAGCTAGTCCATCCCCCCCCGGAAAAGGTATCTTTTAAAATACGATTTAGGAAACGACAATCCTCGTGCGCGCTGCATTGACATTACAGAAgtcttgacttgacttgacggTTGGCATGCCGTCAGTCAGTCGTCGCCAAAGAGAGTTTATTGGGCATTTCGGACGCCAGTATCTCGTCGTAATGGACGCCTCGTATAGCGCGCGTTCCTCTATCTCTAAGTAAGTTCTTTATCTCTATCTCTATGTCTTTAAAATGATGTCTGGTATCTGGTACGGTGCAGTTATCCGAACCCCGGGACCTTGCGTGTTTGGTTATCAGTTCTGTTGGCACTATTGTACACGTTCGATCTACTGCAACTTGCAGTCccactccctctcccctttccacacagccacacataGCGTATTGTCCGTTAAGTTGTACTTTATAATTAACAACACTAGCCGGGGCCaggatcgcacacacacacacacacacacacaagctgtctccttcttcttcgacttcgGAAGCAACTaagcaacggaagcaacgaGCAACGTGCGGGTGCGGCACTTGTAACGGTGCTTGTTGTTGCCGATGGGATCCAGACGCCACTGGTCAGCAATACACCAAACAAGGAGACGCGTTCGACGCGACCTTAAGagagcgaccagcgaccagtgTGTGTAAAAtgttctcggtcggtcggtcggtcggacaaTGGTCGTAAAAtggttcggtcggttccgCTTATCAGCAGCCGGATGATCAGTAGCCAAGGTGTTGCTGCAGGCGTTGCTGGTACATCGGGTTTGCAGGAagcacgagacacacacacacacacaaggcagAACAAGACAGCACAATAGGTGGTGTTCCGGAACGCAGCGACCGTAATTGTTGCTGGATCAGGGCGTGGGTGGAGAAGGATTCACTTACCTCGAGAGCATGGCGGCGTCCTGTGAGCTCGGCGTGACGACACCGTTGGCCCCGAAACCGGCGGCCCCGTTCGTCGCGgagacggcagcagcggcggcggcggccgccgccgacagcggcagcgacggtaCGGGCGTGATCACCCCAATACCCTTCTTCGAGACCGGCTCGGTCCGGCTGAGGATGCTCGAGATGGAGAAGCTGGTGTAGCCCGGGTTGGTCGACGTTTTGCCGACCGTCGGCGACGGTACCgaggtcgccgccgccgccggctgctggtggtggtggtggtgttggtgttgctgctgatggtgatggtgttgctgttggtgcggcgattgctgatgctgtagTTGATTGATATGCATTGTGTGAGGCTGATGCTGAGgcgggtgatgatggttgttggtgtgctgctgctgctgctgctgctgctgctgctgctgctgatggtggtggtggtgctgatgatgcagatggtgctgctgtattTGGGTGGCATCCGGTGGCGTTTTGGGTGGGCTGAGCCGAGAATCGGGGCTGTGGttgaagctgttgttgctgctgctgttgctgctgctgctcgtgctgctgttactggagTTGgtaccattgttgttgttgctgttgatggtgctgttgaGCCCCGGTGTGGCCGGCGCCGCCGTCGACACGGGCACTGTCGCCACCGACACGGGCGTTGTCGCCACCGTCGGCTGGTAGGAACCACAAccgtgctgctggccggtggaggtggaggtggctgcagcggctgctgcagctgctgccgccgccgcagccgccgccgcggcTGCCGTTTGATGGTGTAGGGCGGCTgccgcagcggccgccgccaccatcgccgagTGATGCTGCAGGACCACTCCGGTACCGCTGCCGGCACCCATCTGAGGGGGGCTAAGGTGGCTtgactgctgatgctgcagtgtAGGtgagtgttgttgctgttgcagctgctttAACTGTAGCGTCGTCGGAGGCGGCTGCGGCGCCGACTGCggcgccggctgctgctgctgttgctgggcgaCATACCCGGGCTGGTGTGGTACGGTGTGCCGGCCGGAGTGCTGCCCGGCgagcagcaactgctgctgcagctgttgagTGGTGTCCGGTGAGCGCGACGACGAGCGTCGCTCATCGTCGCTGGGCACCGGGCTGCCCCGCAAACTGTCCGGCGGCCGGGGGCTCGGTTCCGGGCTCGACACCACGTTCACATCAATGTCCACCTCCGGCGAGGACATGTTCGCTTCCAGGTTCATCGCCCAGCCCAGGGGTTTGGCGTCGCGCGCCGTTCACCTTTCGTTTCGAGCGTTCTACGCACACTTGCACACCACAAGATCAAAttgccacatacacacacacgcgcacaaaaagcacacacacgcacacacacgagtaaTTCCACGTCCCGCACGCACAGACGACAACGACttaacggcagcagcacttaAACACTCAGCGTCAGCGGACAGTGGTTgaaagatggatggatgaaggaGCGGCCGCGAGAAGCtttcagtagcagtagttcaCCCGCGCGCCTCTTTAACACCCCCCTCCTTCTCGCGTGATCGCTTGGCTCTCGTCtgattgtgtgtgagtggtagTTTCGGGTTGGAAGTTGGACTCCGGCGCGCCGgcgacgttgctgctgctgctgctgcgccgtcTACTAAGCCTCCGGGGCGTTTGTACGGCGTATTGCCTACCTTGCAGGCGCTAAACCACACACTGGTGACACAATTTGGCAATTCTACACAAAACGCACAGTCACttacacacataaacacacgcacatggacgcacacacacacacatacacacacacacgcgcgcgcgcgcgagctgATCGGTGCTGATCGGTGGACTACTGCCTCCAAAAACTCCTACACTTCTGCTGTGCCtggtgtgtgtcgctgtgCCGAAGGTTTCGGCGAGTctgcccagccagccagcaacagccagcgacagagcagagcgcgcgcacacaaagagaaagagagagagtggccacGATAGGACAGTGTTCGAAGATCGACCGCCGACAAAGTGTTGCTTCCGCGTGACGAGCCGTGTTTCCGACGCAACCGAACAGGcgtaggcgacgacgacgacgagcacgaggACGACGTCGACAACAATCCCGCGTGACCTGGTGCTGACTGGTGCACGGCCACAATTGGGCCAGACAGCAACGGCTGAGCCACTGCTAcccgctgcctgcctgccaggacGACGTGcgcgctcgcttgctcgcttcgttcgcttcgttcgcttcgttcgctcgctcgagcaTTCGAGTGGtgctgaagagagagagagagggaaccaGGAGTGCCCCGGAAGGAACTGGAAGGAGCAAGCCAGCCGGAGGAGGTGTTTACTCGCGTTCTGTCAGCGTTCAAATGATAAAAAGAGGCGCCTCGCGTTAAACGGAAAAACGAAATTAATAAACCCTCCTcgcgtgcggtgcggtccgCCCCTTCCCATTCCCCtcttttttccgttccacGTTCCACGGACGAATGTCCTGTTCGCCCCGGCCCGGGAACGGGCGAACGGTTGTCCCTGTTTGGCCCGACGGAGCCAGAACTCCGCGTCCGCTGGCTTTCTATTGCTCTCTAGGGAACCAATGGGCCTCGCCGCTTCCGTCCtagggaaaaagagagagagagagagagagagagagagaaagagagagaaagcaagtTTGATAGAAAGAGAGGCCCGATCGGCCCAAACCCGGGGGGCGTGTCCTAGTCGTCAAAACACGCCAAGCGCCACCAATCCACCAATCAGGTGCGTCCCCCTTTTTGCAGTCCCGCACTTGCGTTGATCCTTGAGCTCAACAGGACACCCCGGAGTGCCCGGAAAatttctcgctccctctcgcgctcgctcgctggcaatGCGCCATCGCGGCTGGTTGCGGGAcgggccaaaaaccaaaaggggcctgctgctgctgctgctgctgctgctgctcctgagaTGGGGTGATGAACCCGCTGAAGCAGGGCAGGAAACGGGGACGGGTTGGACGGGGGGTAGtaggaaaatcaaaaacaaatttaaagaACATCATCTTGTCAATTAATCCATTTGTTGCAGCGATCACCGCGTTGCGATTTTGCGTTGTTGCAGCCTTGTTGCCCTCGTTGTCCTGCATGctgcacgcgcgcacacacacacacgcgcgcgcacacgcacacagcctaCCAACACTAAAGGAACAGGGTTGCCAGACCAGATATTGGATTGTTTCATCGCgtttttcgcggtttttcgctcgatgctgataatgatgatgaggtagtggagagaggggaaggggtgttAGAGTAGCATCTTCCGGGGGGGTAGCTTGGTAGTTGCAGCACCCCCTAACCCACCGTAGcgccaccgaaaaaagggggttcCCTCTCAAGGTCTCAACAGCTCCTCACACCTTTTTCAAGTGagccgatcagcagcagcatttggaCCGtgcctgagtgtgtgtgtgtgtgtgtgtgtgtgtgtgtgtgtgtgtgtgtgtgtgtgtgtgtgtgtgtgtgtgtgtgtacgtggtcGTTGTGTCTTGTAATGGCACTGCAGCAGTacaatcaacagcagcagtaacaacagcagcagcattatggtGGGCTGCCGATACCTACCTAATACCAATCAAGCTACCAAATacaacccaccaacccacccacccactcacccactCACCCCTAAGCAACTCTTCCGCTCTACTGCAAGGatctgcctctgcctctggACGACGGACGGAGCCAAACCCCTTTTGCTGTTTGAAGATTCGAagtcgtctctctctctctctctctctctctctctctctctctctctctctctctctctctctctctctctctctctctctctctctgctttgaTAACTTTCTTGCTCGGATCTCGACTGGCCGCGGAAGACACCGGGGATTCCAATTGAATTTCCGGCGTTTAgcgtccaccaccatcccctcgtcctcatccccccgcccccacTAAACTCATGAAATTCGAGGCACTTCAAGACACCCTTTTCACCCCGCCGCTCGCGCCATATCGATCCGAGTAATCGTCGTGTAGGCTCTTGGCTCTTCTCCGCTTGTatcttcgcgcgcgcgcgcacacacacacgcatgtgtgtgtgtgtgtgagtccgAAGGTTAGGTTTCGGGTCGACCGCTTGGCGCTTTTCCAGGTAGCCtcgcttccccctcccccgtcggaaaaggaagaaaagggaggCAGCTGAGCCTAACCCCCTCCTTtgctccccttcctccccatcCTCTCCACGAATTTTAGTTCTAAGCGGAAGCTACGCtactcacgcacacgcactcacactctagagatgtgtgtgtgtgtgtgtgtgtgtgtgtgtgtgtgtgtgtgtgtgtgtgtatgtgcggcTGTAGAGATTCTCGTATTCTCGCCCTAAGCCAACCctctccccccatcccccttccccctgatAATCGCCAATCGATAGTCAACCAGCAGCCATTATAGTAGTCCATaggagcgcgagcgagcgtgtgtatgtgtgtgcgcccgaggagggggagggggattggGTAAAAGATGATCTGCCGAACCCTCCCCACCTTCCCTTAAACCCTTGAGGTGGTTAGGTTTCCGCTTCTCTTCGGTTGGGGAAAGTGTAGGGGATGGGGTTCTGGCAGCAACCCCCCTGAaccctcctcgtcgtcgtgctggaCCTGGATCTGCAAAATGCCTACGTAATAGCtcacccacccccaccccccatccccctccccaggaACCTACCAGGAGGGCAGGAACCGGGTAAACCGCGCCCGGAAATCGGTAAGTAATTAGCGCCATCAGCTCACggagaagggaaaaaggaagaggaagggagggaagggtaaGAGAAGGCGGCTTCCTAAAGGACGGACAGTCTCTCGGTTTCtcgttgatttgattttccccCGTACCAGCTGTCGACTCGACACTCGACTCGTCGTCTTCAACGCAATGCAATGAACGCTACAAGGACAGGACACAATGgaaccggatcggatcggatcagatCCGGAGGAATATTGATCACACAACATTTGCTCTCCACTCCACAGCTCACTCCACAGGATCACGGATCAgcgagaagcaaacaaacaaacaaaacccctAAAAGGACAACAGAGAGcgtcacaacaacagcagcaacaacaacgcgccaCACATATGCATTTGAGCAGATCCATTCCTGGACCAGCCACTCCGGGACAATGGACTCCCGGTTCTGGCATGTGGGCGCATCATGGATCTTAGGCGGCGGCGATTTTGCGTTTGCATTTCGTCACCGCGGcacttcccttcttcttcatctgcttcttcttcttctgtttcttcttcttctttgcacTCGACGGCGATtccgttttgttgttattgttgttgttgcgacaAAAACAATGCgccgaagcaaaacaatgtcTGCGGAACAAGCTCAAGAAGCTTGCGAAAGGATCTTCGAGATGCGAGAATCCTTCGCATCCCCCGTTGCACCCTCttacttctcctccttctcctccttctccttctcgacgctcattaccatcatcaccgacacCCATCATTAGCGTTTTCCTCTCACGGGGGACCCAATGTGTCAAAACTGTAATACGCGCATCATCCgattgtccctttttttgttgtttcacacacacacgcacacccgtGCACACGAGCACGTATTCACATCAGGGGCTTACGGGGTCGgctgattgttgttttgttgccgGTTTTACTGCTCGGGGCCATTGTTGTGCTCTGAGCGGTctgcagagagcagagagagagagtaagagaaagGCCGCGCATAATCTCATGTAGGTGATATGTTTATGCTCTGGCACGGAAGCATATCGCTTACAGGGAATTAGCCGccagcgtgcgtgtgcgtgtgtgtgtgtgtgtgtgtgtgcgtttgtttgtgctgGCGTGCCGCCAATGTCTTGGCCGTTGCATCGTGTGTCTCGGCCCATCCGAGA
This window contains:
- the LOC125956378 gene encoding homeobox protein Hmx-like, which translates into the protein MNLEANMSSPEVDIDVNVVSSPEPSPRPPDSLRGSPVPSDDERRSSSRSPDTTQQLQQQLLLAGQHSGRHTVPHQPGYVAQQQQQQPAPQSAPQPPPTTLQLKQLQQQQHSPTLQHQQSSHLSPPQMGAGSGTGVVLQHHSAMVAAAAAAAALHHQTAAAAAAAHGCGSYQPTVATTPVSVATVPVSTAAPATPGLNSTINSNNNNGSSNNSFNHSPDSRLSPPKTPPDATQHQQPAAAATSVPSPTVGKTSTNPGYTSFSISSILSRTEPVSKKGIGVITPVPSLPLSAAAAAAAAAVSATNGAAGFGANGVVTPSSQDAAMLSRLGFMSQWNAIANRYAALCPPGWPWPPATSHRMPFHSPNNNNNNDNLTNAIENQSPSLTPPPSQQSKSPSPHPAFLGGRGGGGGSGGNGCTGGSSGGNGPHHGLTGGHGHGGGPHGVGGGPGGPGGVSNGDDCESDDDGQEIIEEDDESDRPSDSASPNSNGSAMQAKRKKKTRTVFSRAQVFQLESTFDLKRYLSSSERAGLAASLRLTETQVKIWFQNRRNKWKRQLAAELEAANMANMAHAAQRLVRVPVLYHEGATGGFVPPPPHPHTQQLYYTTAAAAGRAGSPPRPPLSSLV